The following proteins are encoded in a genomic region of Phycodurus eques isolate BA_2022a chromosome 11, UOR_Pequ_1.1, whole genome shotgun sequence:
- the tppp3 gene encoding tubulin polymerization-promoting protein family member 3: MSQAMAESVNLESLLSAFSRFAVHGDAHASGRELNGKNWAKLCKDCKIIDGKNVNGTDVDIVFSKVKQKSSRVINFDEFQQALKELAPQRFKGKSREEAITAIYQLAQAAEPSKVGVTKSLKAGAVDRLTDTSLYTGSHKERFDESGRGRGREGREDIVSNSGYVGAYKSEGTYDAKLKADK, from the exons ATGA GCCAAGCGATGGCCGAGAGCGTGAACTTAGAGTCGCTGTTGTCTGCATTCAGTCGCTTTGCGGTCCACGGCGATGCGCACGCCAGCGGACGGGAACTGAACGGGAAGAACTGGGCCAAACTCTGCAAGGACTGCAAGATCATCGACGGCAAGAACGTCAACGGAACCGACGTCGACATCGTCTTCTCCAAAGTCAA GCAGAAGTCATCCCGCGTGATCAACTTTGACGAGTTCCAGCAAGCTCTAAAGGAGTTAGCGCCTCAGAGGTTCAAAGGAAAAAGTCGTGAGGAAGCCATCACGGCCATCTACCAGCTGGCACAGGCCGCAGAGCCCAGCAAAGTCGGAGTCACG AAGTCCTTGAAGGCTGGCGCCGTTGACCGTCTGACGGACACGTCTTTGTACACGGGGTCGCACAAAGAACGCTTTGACGAGAgcggacgaggacgaggacgcgAGGGACGAGAAGACATCGTCAGTAACTCGGGATACGTTGGCGCCTACAAGAGCGAAGGAACGTACGACGCCAAACTAAAGGCCGACAAATGA